In Croceicoccus sp. Ery15, a genomic segment contains:
- a CDS encoding YidH family protein — protein MSEPTPPVPRSVSDPVPDLPVIAEDQKGEASTIYSHYRSGLSRHRTQMSDHRTDLSENRTEMSMRRTGMSIHRTRMSADRTMMSEIRTALSLIGFGFTLYEAFRSLDKSGMLENSPSPRNFGLILILLGVAILLGGIWRHVQFAQELRRTRKTMMAEGLVHGESTYPISISLVVSIGLMLVGMAAAANIIFGISLFG, from the coding sequence ATGAGTGAGCCCACCCCGCCGGTACCCCGTTCGGTCAGCGATCCGGTTCCCGATCTTCCCGTGATTGCAGAGGATCAGAAGGGCGAAGCCTCGACGATTTATTCGCATTACCGCAGCGGCCTCTCGCGTCACCGGACGCAGATGTCGGACCACCGGACCGATTTGTCGGAAAACCGGACCGAGATGTCGATGCGCCGCACCGGCATGTCGATCCACCGGACCCGCATGTCGGCGGACCGGACCATGATGTCGGAAATCCGCACCGCCCTGTCGCTGATCGGCTTCGGCTTTACCTTGTACGAGGCATTTCGCAGCCTCGACAAAAGCGGCATGCTGGAAAACAGCCCCTCGCCCCGCAATTTCGGATTGATCCTGATCCTGCTGGGCGTCGCGATCCTGCTGGGCGGCATCTGGCGGCATGTCCAGTTCGCACAGGAACTGCGGCGGACACGCAAGACAATGATGGCCGAGGGGCTGGTACACGGCGAAAGCACCTATCCCATTTCAATCAGCCTGGTCGTTTCCATCGGGCTGATGCTGGTGGGCATGGCGGCCGCCGCCAATATCATCTTCGGGATCAGCCTATTCGGCTGA
- a CDS encoding M1 family metallopeptidase, which produces MAIAPLSLGLAACSTADTPAETTVSPILTTEDAKDTSTYARPEIARVTHVALDLALDFDAKDVFGTATLDIMAADGADEIVLDSDGLRISGITDAHGAALDFTIGEHDEKLGEPVTVAIGDARRITVTYRAAPDAEALQWLNPEQTAGRKQPFLFSQGQAILNRSWIPTQDSPGIRQTWEARITAPKPLTVVMSGLKGSEPEELADGRRVFGFTMDKPVPPYLIALAAGDIAFRELGPRTGVWAEPVMLDRAANELVDTEAMVTAAEKLYGPYRWGRYDMIVLPPAFPYGGMENPVMTFLTPTFIAGDRSLTGLVAHELAHSWSGNLVTNSNWRDSWLNEGVTSYFEGRITEEIYGKERAAQEAALSFATVENVLAEVGMDDPGTALHQPDGVESAGSEIVYDKGAAFLRTVEHIAGRDRFDVWLRQWFDNHAFQPATSKMMLEDMERNLVAGDAELGERLKLREWIFEPGLPDNVLLPDANAFVAVDRAAAEYAATRTPDAAAWQGWNTAERLRFLSTLPATLPKEQLAALDRAFGLSDSGNNEVLFAWLKTALSNRYDPAVPVAETFLASVGRTKFVRPLFAALMDQDEWGQSIARRIYGKTRSTYHAVTRGSVDAVVMPTN; this is translated from the coding sequence GTGGCAATTGCACCTCTATCTCTTGGCCTTGCCGCCTGTTCCACTGCCGATACACCGGCGGAAACGACCGTCTCTCCCATCCTCACGACCGAGGATGCGAAGGATACTTCCACCTATGCCCGGCCCGAAATTGCGCGGGTGACGCATGTCGCGCTCGACCTTGCGCTCGACTTCGATGCGAAGGACGTGTTCGGCACGGCCACACTCGACATCATGGCGGCGGACGGCGCGGATGAAATCGTGCTCGACAGCGACGGGTTGCGCATTTCGGGCATCACTGATGCCCATGGCGCAGCGCTCGACTTTACGATTGGCGAGCATGACGAAAAGCTGGGCGAACCTGTCACCGTCGCCATTGGCGACGCCCGCCGGATCACCGTCACCTATCGCGCAGCGCCCGATGCTGAAGCACTGCAATGGCTTAACCCCGAGCAGACTGCCGGGCGCAAGCAGCCTTTCCTGTTCAGCCAGGGGCAGGCGATCCTCAATCGCAGCTGGATCCCGACGCAGGACAGCCCCGGTATCCGCCAGACATGGGAAGCGCGCATCACTGCGCCCAAGCCTCTCACCGTGGTGATGTCAGGCCTGAAGGGCAGCGAACCAGAAGAGCTGGCAGACGGACGCCGGGTGTTCGGCTTTACAATGGACAAGCCGGTTCCGCCCTATCTGATCGCGCTGGCGGCAGGCGATATCGCCTTTCGCGAACTCGGTCCGCGCACGGGCGTCTGGGCCGAACCGGTCATGCTGGACCGCGCCGCGAACGAGCTGGTCGATACCGAGGCCATGGTGACCGCAGCCGAGAAGCTGTACGGCCCCTATCGCTGGGGCCGTTATGACATGATCGTGCTTCCCCCCGCCTTTCCCTATGGCGGAATGGAAAATCCGGTGATGACGTTCCTCACTCCCACTTTCATCGCTGGCGACCGCAGCCTGACCGGCCTTGTCGCGCACGAGCTGGCCCATAGCTGGTCGGGAAATCTGGTGACCAACTCCAACTGGCGCGACAGCTGGCTGAACGAAGGCGTCACATCCTATTTCGAAGGCCGCATTACCGAAGAAATATACGGTAAGGAACGTGCCGCGCAGGAAGCCGCGCTAAGCTTTGCGACGGTCGAGAATGTGCTGGCCGAAGTCGGCATGGACGATCCCGGCACGGCGCTGCACCAGCCCGACGGCGTGGAAAGCGCGGGCAGCGAAATCGTTTACGACAAGGGGGCGGCCTTCTTGCGAACTGTCGAACATATCGCGGGGCGCGACCGTTTCGATGTTTGGCTGCGCCAATGGTTCGACAATCACGCGTTCCAGCCCGCCACCTCGAAAATGATGCTGGAAGACATGGAAAGGAACCTAGTCGCGGGCGATGCCGAACTGGGCGAGCGGCTGAAGCTGCGCGAATGGATTTTCGAGCCGGGTCTGCCCGACAATGTGTTGCTCCCCGATGCGAATGCCTTTGTCGCGGTCGATAGGGCTGCGGCGGAATATGCCGCAACGCGCACGCCCGATGCCGCAGCATGGCAGGGCTGGAACACCGCGGAACGGCTGCGCTTCCTGTCGACGCTTCCGGCTACATTGCCTAAGGAGCAACTGGCCGCGCTCGACCGCGCATTCGGATTGTCGGACAGCGGCAATAATGAGGTGCTGTTCGCATGGCTTAAAACCGCCTTGTCGAACCGTTACGATCCTGCCGTTCCTGTGGCCGAGACTTTTCTTGCCAGTGTCGGCCGTACCAAGTTCGTCCGCCCGCTGTTCGCCGCGTTGATGGATCAGGACGAATGGGGCCAGTCAATCGCCCGGCGCATATATGGCAAGACCCGTTCGACTTACCATGCCGTCACACGCGGATCGGTGGACGCCGTGGTAATGCCAACGAACTGA
- a CDS encoding autotransporter domain-containing protein, translating to MSHMQSTRHLAAIGGGILVLAAAPTGHAQSLDNDYWINVQAYYPKVDTNVRVTAETANEVGTDIDLEKDLDLDNRDFLPAVSIGSRFGKVVVGFDFFKLKRNGEKSLEREIEFDDVTYPVNAGVRSGFDSDVYRLTVGYSFVQQPDLEIGAALGVHATDFTVSIEGEVGAGELDAQSEARRRSVLAPLPTVGLYGTWRVADRLEANGRIDYLSLSIDDYDGKLINAQAGLNYSITDNVALGVAYRYVEYRLGVDKDNWNGRIRYRLSGPAVIAQASF from the coding sequence ATGTCGCATATGCAATCCACTCGCCATCTTGCCGCGATTGGCGGCGGCATACTCGTCCTGGCGGCGGCGCCGACAGGACACGCGCAAAGCCTCGACAATGACTACTGGATCAATGTTCAGGCCTATTATCCGAAGGTCGACACCAATGTTCGCGTGACGGCAGAAACCGCGAATGAGGTCGGGACCGATATCGATCTTGAAAAGGATCTGGACCTCGACAATCGGGATTTCCTGCCTGCCGTCTCGATCGGTTCACGGTTCGGCAAGGTCGTGGTGGGCTTCGATTTCTTCAAGCTGAAGCGGAATGGAGAGAAATCGCTGGAGCGCGAAATCGAATTCGATGACGTGACCTATCCGGTCAATGCCGGCGTGCGCAGCGGTTTCGACAGCGATGTCTATCGCCTGACGGTCGGCTATTCCTTTGTCCAGCAGCCCGATCTGGAAATCGGCGCGGCACTGGGCGTGCATGCCACCGACTTTACCGTATCGATCGAGGGTGAAGTGGGCGCGGGCGAATTGGATGCGCAATCCGAAGCCCGCCGCCGCAGCGTGCTGGCGCCGCTACCGACGGTCGGGCTCTATGGCACTTGGCGCGTGGCCGATCGTCTGGAGGCGAATGGCAGGATCGATTATCTTTCGCTCTCCATCGACGATTACGATGGCAAGCTGATCAATGCGCAGGCGGGATTGAACTATTCGATTACCGATAATGTCGCGTTAGGTGTCGCCTATCGCTATGTCGAATACCGTTTGGGTGTCGATAAGGACAATTGGAACGGGCGTATCCGTTATCGCCTGTCAGGCCCTGCCGTGATCGCGCAAGCCAGCTTTTAA
- a CDS encoding porin family protein, giving the protein MTMRAIFALSCACLALMPHMARAQAGPLDGGDTGACSENASETGPQAPCPPAATEAVEPEVVDGDDLRPNNRFFPIGGRRAIERGYRIPEPWGIGAMYVKNHTNFNSQDLSVAVSKGTAPPEDVPLIPLPSVTTRRIESDTEMAGFKADLWLFPPVNVFIAIGKVKGVNEIDVDVDLDELVPAPFCRPAKPCGTINLPFEAEVDNATITLGTILVYGSEDWFISGSAAKTLSVSSKERSDVESTNFAFRGGPRFQVGEDSYVTPYMGANYFDLQTRVRGVVSTGPFFEDGDPVNLRYDVELEASHPWALLVGMNVELTRHINLQGEVQAGERSTRGLTTVSLRF; this is encoded by the coding sequence ATGACGATGCGCGCCATTTTCGCTCTTTCCTGTGCCTGCCTTGCCCTGATGCCGCATATGGCGCGCGCACAGGCCGGACCATTGGACGGTGGTGACACCGGTGCATGCTCCGAAAACGCCAGCGAAACCGGCCCGCAAGCACCTTGCCCGCCCGCTGCGACGGAGGCTGTGGAACCGGAGGTTGTCGATGGGGACGATCTGCGTCCCAACAACCGCTTTTTTCCCATTGGCGGACGGCGCGCGATCGAACGTGGCTATCGCATTCCCGAACCTTGGGGCATCGGCGCGATGTATGTGAAAAACCATACGAATTTCAATTCGCAGGACTTGTCCGTCGCGGTCAGCAAGGGCACCGCCCCGCCCGAGGATGTGCCGCTGATCCCCCTCCCCTCTGTCACGACGCGGCGGATCGAATCCGATACGGAAATGGCGGGGTTCAAGGCCGATCTGTGGCTGTTCCCGCCCGTCAATGTGTTCATCGCCATCGGCAAGGTGAAAGGCGTCAACGAGATCGACGTCGATGTCGATCTGGACGAGCTGGTCCCCGCCCCTTTCTGCCGGCCGGCCAAGCCGTGCGGCACAATCAACCTGCCGTTCGAGGCAGAGGTCGATAATGCCACCATCACATTGGGCACCATCCTCGTCTATGGCAGCGAGGACTGGTTCATATCGGGCTCGGCAGCCAAGACATTGTCGGTCTCGTCCAAAGAGCGTTCGGATGTCGAATCGACCAATTTCGCCTTTCGCGGCGGTCCGCGATTTCAGGTGGGGGAGGACAGCTATGTCACCCCCTATATGGGCGCGAATTATTTCGACCTGCAAACGCGCGTGCGCGGCGTAGTGTCGACCGGACCTTTTTTCGAAGACGGCGATCCGGTCAATCTGCGCTATGACGTGGAGCTTGAAGCCAGCCACCCATGGGCCCTGCTTGTCGGCATGAATGTCGAACTGACCCGTCACATCAACCTGCAAGGCGAAGTTCAGGCGGGCGAGCGTTCCACCCGCGGGCTGACCACGGTATCATTGCGTTTCTAG
- a CDS encoding DUF2092 domain-containing protein: MPIEPKIPSFKEIGLAAGIACLVAMAPATANQAAAQDASAAEEVDPIDPVAIAALDEMAAYLQTLVSFRVTSDATTEVVLEGGQKIQFGGTIDLAVHRPNAFKVVSAADTRTREMYYDGKAFTIYAPRLGYYASFDAPPTIGQTLDTARTKYDIEVPLADLFTWGTDQTVRSRVQEAMVILPEKIGDRTCIHYAFRQEMVDWQLWLEEGDKPLPCKIVITSKDDPSMPQYVSVLHWDLTTPVPAESLAFAPPAEAHRITMADVEAVVGEEQ, from the coding sequence ATGCCGATCGAGCCAAAAATCCCGAGCTTCAAGGAAATAGGCCTGGCCGCAGGCATCGCATGCCTGGTCGCCATGGCCCCCGCAACTGCCAATCAAGCCGCCGCGCAGGATGCCTCTGCTGCCGAAGAGGTCGATCCCATCGATCCGGTGGCCATCGCCGCCCTCGACGAAATGGCGGCCTATCTGCAGACGCTGGTCTCGTTCCGCGTAACATCCGACGCGACGACCGAAGTGGTGCTGGAAGGCGGACAGAAGATCCAGTTCGGCGGCACAATCGATCTGGCCGTGCACCGGCCCAACGCTTTCAAGGTCGTGTCGGCCGCCGATACCCGCACGCGCGAGATGTATTACGATGGCAAGGCCTTTACCATCTATGCCCCGCGCCTTGGCTATTACGCCAGCTTCGATGCGCCGCCGACCATAGGACAGACGCTGGATACCGCGCGTACCAAGTATGATATCGAAGTGCCGCTGGCCGATCTGTTCACTTGGGGAACCGACCAGACGGTGCGCTCACGCGTGCAGGAAGCCATGGTGATCCTGCCCGAGAAGATCGGCGACCGGACATGCATCCATTATGCGTTCCGTCAGGAAATGGTCGACTGGCAGCTTTGGCTGGAAGAGGGTGACAAGCCGCTTCCGTGCAAGATCGTGATTACGTCCAAGGACGATCCATCGATGCCGCAATATGTGTCGGTCCTGCATTGGGACCTGACTACGCCGGTTCCGGCGGAATCGCTGGCCTTTGCCCCGCCCGCCGAAGCGCATCGCATCACCATGGCGGATGTCGAGGCCGTTGTCGGAGAAGAACAATGA
- a CDS encoding AIM24 family protein, with product MAETLDRQIASAQRRLQEQERAAREALETVRAPARRDMIVDIATKAALALMAIIAMPFLIRIVLYFVLAPLAAMRPSIRMPALGGSGVAIPLPEPSRVSIPVRLDAGEELLVRQGYLQSSSAAGVKSTRWLFDYLHPFSSLAAGLSFLTRIRGAGEATTVSATRDGFAELAAIDLPTGAACVLHPRALVGVVQPVGQPIAIRSHWRLFSVNAWLTMQLRFFSFHGPGRLIVKGGRGIRVERAERGRIFAQEQLVGFSADLAYSVTRAETFAPYLFGLEPLLKDKVEAGSGILVIEEAPLSMRAGKAGKGLEGMIDAGLKVFGL from the coding sequence ATGGCCGAAACGCTAGACCGGCAAATTGCTTCTGCGCAGCGCAGGCTGCAGGAACAAGAGCGAGCGGCGCGCGAAGCGCTGGAAACCGTACGCGCGCCCGCAAGGCGCGACATGATCGTCGATATCGCAACCAAGGCAGCGCTTGCCCTGATGGCGATAATCGCGATGCCGTTTCTGATCCGCATAGTCCTTTATTTCGTTCTCGCGCCGCTGGCCGCCATGCGCCCTTCGATCCGTATGCCTGCGCTCGGCGGATCGGGGGTGGCAATCCCTTTGCCCGAACCCTCACGTGTTTCTATTCCGGTGCGGCTTGACGCGGGTGAAGAATTGCTGGTGCGACAAGGCTATCTGCAAAGCTCGTCCGCCGCAGGAGTGAAATCCACACGCTGGCTGTTCGATTATCTGCATCCCTTTTCCAGCCTTGCTGCGGGACTGTCGTTTCTAACGCGCATCCGCGGCGCGGGCGAGGCGACGACTGTATCAGCAACCCGTGACGGATTTGCAGAACTTGCGGCGATCGACCTGCCAACGGGCGCAGCCTGTGTGCTACATCCGCGCGCATTGGTCGGCGTGGTGCAGCCTGTCGGGCAACCCATCGCGATCCGCAGCCATTGGCGACTTTTCAGTGTCAATGCATGGCTCACGATGCAATTGCGCTTTTTCTCTTTCCACGGTCCGGGGCGGCTCATCGTAAAAGGCGGACGCGGCATTCGCGTCGAGCGCGCCGAACGAGGCCGCATTTTCGCGCAGGAGCAACTGGTCGGCTTCAGCGCCGACCTGGCCTATTCCGTGACGCGGGCAGAAACATTTGCGCCCTATCTCTTCGGGCTGGAACCGTTGCTGAAGGATAAGGTGGAGGCGGGCAGCGGCATTCTGGTGATCGAAGAAGCGCCCCTGTCCATGCGGGCCGGAAAGGCAGGCAAGGGGCTGGAAGGCATGATCGATGCTGGTTTAAAAGTGTTCGGACTCTAG
- a CDS encoding DUF1622 domain-containing protein: protein MLMEEMLTELASFSALILEAIVALLVMYGALEAVFNLIKGGFATFSHQTRRMIWMRFAQWIILALEFALGADIIRTAIAPTWDDVGKLAAIAAIRTFLSFFLERDIEELKPEKEGAEEGSAE from the coding sequence ATGCTTATGGAAGAAATGCTTACCGAACTGGCGTCGTTCTCGGCCCTGATCCTTGAAGCGATCGTCGCCTTGCTGGTGATGTATGGCGCGCTCGAGGCTGTGTTCAACCTGATCAAGGGCGGTTTTGCCACATTCAGTCATCAGACGCGCCGGATGATCTGGATGCGCTTTGCCCAGTGGATCATCCTTGCGCTGGAATTCGCGCTGGGGGCCGACATCATCCGCACGGCCATCGCGCCGACATGGGACGATGTGGGCAAGCTGGCCGCCATTGCGGCGATCCGCACCTTCCTCAGCTTCTTCCTCGAACGCGATATCGAGGAATTGAAGCCGGAAAAGGAAGGCGCGGAGGAAGGATCAGCCGAATAG
- a CDS encoding OmpA family protein translates to MRNTIIGLTLASTVLSTPALARDDTWYIGVDGGAMLVEDSDVDVDGVDDQATFDWDYGYDFDVVAGYDFGGFRLETEAAYKGAGDDGITLFGESYDDSEVNHEFNTLSFMVNGLIDFGDDDGLQGFIGGGAGVARSEFEEPVLIDDSDTGFAWQAIAGIRAPLSDNWDVGLKYRFFNHDNIDLVAPTGEAIETSIRSHSLLGSLTYNFWSPAPPPPPPPPPPPPPPPPPPPAPEVVCNTGPYIVFFDWDSSEITPEAASILDSAIASYADCNSVPIMVAGYTDTSGSKTYNVGLSERRAESVRSYLTARSIPDTAITTEGFGEENPRVPTADGVRELQNRRVEITYGPGSGM, encoded by the coding sequence ATGAGGAATACAATTATCGGATTGACGCTTGCATCGACGGTCCTGTCGACGCCAGCGCTTGCTCGCGACGACACCTGGTACATTGGTGTCGATGGCGGTGCTATGCTTGTCGAGGATTCTGATGTTGACGTTGATGGCGTCGACGATCAGGCAACCTTCGACTGGGACTATGGTTACGACTTCGACGTCGTGGCCGGTTATGATTTCGGCGGCTTCCGCCTCGAAACCGAAGCGGCCTACAAGGGCGCCGGCGACGACGGCATCACGCTATTCGGCGAAAGCTATGACGACAGCGAAGTGAACCATGAGTTCAACACGCTGAGCTTCATGGTCAACGGCCTGATCGACTTTGGCGACGACGATGGCCTGCAGGGCTTCATCGGCGGCGGTGCCGGTGTCGCTCGCAGCGAGTTCGAAGAGCCTGTGCTGATCGACGATTCGGACACCGGCTTTGCCTGGCAGGCGATCGCGGGTATCCGCGCTCCGCTGTCGGACAACTGGGACGTCGGCCTGAAGTACCGTTTCTTCAACCACGACAATATCGACCTCGTGGCGCCGACCGGCGAAGCGATCGAGACGAGCATCCGTTCGCACTCGCTGCTGGGCTCGCTGACCTATAATTTCTGGTCGCCTGCTCCGCCCCCGCCGCCTCCGCCGCCGCCGCCGCCTCCCCCGCCGCCGCCGCCGCCGCCGGCTCCGGAAGTGGTGTGCAACACCGGCCCCTATATCGTGTTCTTCGACTGGGATTCGTCGGAAATCACGCCCGAAGCAGCCAGCATCCTGGACAGCGCCATCGCTTCCTATGCCGACTGCAACTCGGTGCCGATCATGGTGGCCGGTTACACCGATACGTCGGGCTCGAAGACCTACAACGTGGGCCTGTCGGAACGTCGTGCGGAATCGGTGCGCTCGTACCTCACGGCACGCAGCATCCCCGATACGGCGATCACCACCGAAGGCTTCGGCGAAGAGAACCCGCGCGTTCCCACCGCCGACGGTGTCCGCGAACTGCAGAACCGCCGGGTGGAAATCACCTACGGTCCGGGCTCGGGCATGTAA
- a CDS encoding PilZ domain-containing protein: protein MIVARLYTDDTLRSWRSKPRRTLRLDVNAIAGEAGVSATIRNLSETGLLLETDPPLAVGDIFQIDLPLVGEQPAEVMWIDERRHGCRFLDPIPKSAVSAAALLAPFDEEQQEQIYKGGVIDEFLDNTLPKPGDKIWYAVNVAIFLLVLAVVAFVAGLVLSTTG, encoded by the coding sequence TTGATCGTCGCACGGCTTTATACCGATGATACGCTTCGCAGCTGGCGTTCGAAACCGCGCCGGACGCTGCGGCTGGACGTAAACGCCATCGCGGGTGAGGCTGGCGTGTCCGCGACCATCCGCAATTTGTCGGAAACCGGCCTGCTGCTCGAAACCGATCCGCCGCTGGCGGTGGGCGATATCTTCCAGATCGACTTGCCCCTGGTTGGCGAACAACCGGCAGAGGTTATGTGGATCGACGAGCGCCGCCATGGCTGCCGTTTTCTCGACCCTATTCCCAAATCCGCTGTCAGCGCGGCCGCACTATTGGCGCCCTTCGATGAAGAGCAGCAAGAACAGATCTATAAAGGCGGAGTGATCGACGAGTTTCTCGACAATACGCTGCCCAAGCCAGGTGACAAGATCTGGTATGCGGTCAATGTCGCCATATTTCTTTTGGTTCTTGCAGTCGTTGCCTTCGTCGCCGGCTTGGTGCTTTCGACGACCGGTTAA
- a CDS encoding mechanosensitive ion channel family protein, giving the protein MESSALHASDGSSGEAENKEVIDPFKRESPRSMQIGLFNVLGSSNAQDVAPFIEGADAGAEESLRRIRAFVAALDRRGSLTQRISLSIEPEGNLADGLAPDLEEIGTLALDEGDAPILIRRTQPDEGPAIWQVAAETVDQVALEEYEEEAETVDEEAVGTTMVLGAPLSTWLLITGLGLSAFAVIVLSFKIICRKLGVDDRTGHRPLGSILLAAFPPLTLMGVYAAVERLAEPLGASLVERTAIARYSGLAIGFAAIWLAWRLAGVINRWMVHWLRSVDQPAWIGLTNFVTRLVRLALIVVAIGTFLATFAIDVTTGLAALGIGGVALALGARKAVEDIVGSVMILADKPVRIGDRCKVDGVEGEVLDIGMRSTRIQTYDRTITTIPNNVLASQNIENMTLRDRYQIDQRFLLAYDTPPELLAQALQETRNIVEAQEDYIHSTCPVRFEGFTPAGFELRIKCYLAAESYSLGHLRKEKVLIALLQRFGEIGVSIVPSAQRIELSGGTPR; this is encoded by the coding sequence ATGGAATCTTCGGCGCTGCACGCTTCGGATGGATCAAGTGGAGAAGCCGAAAACAAGGAAGTGATCGATCCGTTCAAGCGGGAGTCCCCGCGATCGATGCAGATCGGGCTGTTCAACGTGCTGGGGTCGAGCAATGCGCAGGATGTCGCCCCCTTCATCGAGGGAGCCGATGCGGGGGCGGAAGAATCGCTGCGGCGCATCAGGGCATTCGTCGCCGCGCTCGACCGGCGTGGATCGTTGACCCAGCGGATCAGCCTGTCGATCGAACCGGAAGGCAATCTGGCTGACGGGCTCGCTCCCGATCTTGAGGAAATCGGAACATTGGCTTTGGACGAGGGCGATGCGCCCATCCTTATCCGGCGAACCCAGCCGGACGAAGGACCCGCGATCTGGCAAGTGGCAGCCGAAACGGTCGATCAGGTCGCGCTTGAGGAATATGAAGAAGAGGCGGAAACGGTCGACGAAGAAGCGGTCGGCACAACCATGGTCTTGGGCGCGCCGTTATCGACCTGGCTTCTGATCACCGGCCTCGGCCTGTCTGCCTTTGCGGTCATCGTTCTGAGTTTCAAGATAATCTGCCGAAAGCTGGGGGTGGATGACCGGACGGGACATCGTCCGCTCGGCTCGATCCTGCTGGCGGCCTTTCCTCCTTTGACCCTGATGGGCGTTTATGCAGCGGTCGAGCGACTGGCCGAACCGTTAGGCGCCAGCCTGGTCGAACGGACCGCGATCGCGCGCTATTCGGGGCTGGCGATCGGCTTTGCCGCGATCTGGCTCGCCTGGCGGCTGGCCGGAGTGATCAACCGGTGGATGGTGCATTGGCTGCGCAGCGTGGACCAGCCTGCGTGGATCGGCCTTACCAATTTTGTAACGCGTCTGGTCCGTCTGGCGCTGATTGTGGTCGCCATCGGCACATTTCTGGCCACTTTCGCCATCGATGTGACCACGGGACTGGCGGCATTGGGCATCGGCGGTGTTGCACTGGCACTGGGCGCGCGCAAGGCGGTGGAGGATATTGTCGGCAGCGTGATGATCCTTGCCGACAAACCCGTGCGCATCGGCGACCGCTGCAAGGTCGACGGGGTCGAAGGCGAAGTGCTCGACATCGGGATGCGTTCGACGCGCATCCAGACCTATGACCGCACAATCACGACCATTCCGAACAATGTCCTCGCCAGCCAGAACATCGAGAATATGACATTGCGCGACCGATACCAGATCGACCAGCGGTTCCTGCTCGCTTACGATACGCCGCCGGAGCTGCTCGCTCAGGCGCTGCAGGAGACGCGCAACATTGTCGAAGCGCAGGAGGATTACATCCATTCGACCTGCCCCGTGCGGTTCGAGGGGTTCACGCCTGCGGGCTTCGAATTAAGGATAAAATGCTATCTGGCGGCGGAATCCTATTCGCTGGGGCATTTGCGCAAGGAGAAAGTGCTGATCGCCCTTTTGCAGCGCTTTGGCGAAATCGGGGTCAGCATCGTGCCGTCGGCACAGCGCATCGAATTGTCGGGTGGCACCCCGCGCTAG
- a CDS encoding BamA/TamA family outer membrane protein: MRWRPDILFHACTIGIASYGAGAHAQSAPLLHEIERQGEFLEPLPAHDGEADNGVDIASLPFSDPAFGTGGGAIVSLNSGPETGPRPWVTDLGAVYTSSNSWAIGLSHRMSLGDDRLRLTAKAGYADARIDYYGIGADEGDGRQPVALRSKDFSATADAQMRFFDHGLLSHVHAGPRLRYLNSRNSPRDMASPLPQPLIGNSDSDIVSAGLAFAFQTRDDPFAPAKGVDVTGNWMFGLKGLGSDYSHRKLEILSTAYFTLDEGSVLAVRKTACAISGDAPFYDLCLFGEHGDLRGYEIGRYRDGANWALHLELRQHLSGRLGGVAFVGAGGIADSSGDIWKHSHVLSSAGFGMRYGMSDRNKANLRADLAFGQDGPAFYLGIGEAF; this comes from the coding sequence ATGCGCTGGCGTCCCGACATATTGTTCCACGCATGCACGATCGGGATCGCCAGTTACGGGGCTGGCGCCCATGCCCAATCGGCCCCGCTTCTGCACGAGATCGAGCGACAGGGCGAGTTTCTGGAACCTTTGCCTGCCCATGATGGCGAGGCTGACAACGGGGTCGACATCGCATCGCTGCCATTTTCCGATCCGGCGTTCGGGACGGGCGGCGGCGCAATCGTTTCCTTGAACAGTGGCCCCGAAACCGGGCCGCGCCCGTGGGTCACCGATCTGGGAGCAGTTTATACCAGCAGCAATTCATGGGCCATCGGCCTGTCGCATCGCATGTCGCTGGGCGACGACCGGCTGCGCCTGACCGCAAAAGCAGGCTATGCCGATGCGCGGATCGATTATTACGGTATCGGCGCGGACGAGGGGGACGGCCGCCAGCCTGTGGCCCTGCGCAGCAAGGATTTCAGCGCGACGGCAGATGCGCAGATGCGCTTTTTCGACCACGGCCTGCTGTCGCATGTCCATGCCGGACCGCGTCTGCGCTATCTCAATTCGCGGAACTCGCCCCGCGATATGGCTAGCCCCTTGCCGCAGCCCCTGATCGGCAATTCAGACAGCGATATCGTTTCGGCAGGGCTGGCCTTTGCATTCCAGACTCGCGACGATCCCTTTGCGCCGGCCAAGGGGGTGGATGTCACCGGCAACTGGATGTTCGGGCTGAAAGGGCTGGGCAGCGATTACAGCCATCGCAAGTTGGAAATCCTGTCGACCGCCTACTTCACCCTGGACGAAGGATCGGTGCTGGCCGTGCGCAAGACGGCCTGCGCAATCAGCGGCGACGCGCCGTTCTATGATTTGTGCCTGTTCGGCGAACATGGCGACCTGCGCGGCTACGAAATCGGGCGATATCGCGACGGGGCCAACTGGGCGCTGCATCTGGAACTGCGGCAGCATCTGTCGGGCAGGCTGGGCGGCGTGGCCTTTGTCGGGGCCGGCGGCATAGCCGACAGCAGCGGCGACATCTGGAAACACAGCCATGTGCTGTCTTCCGCCGGTTTCGGCATGCGCTATGGCATGTCCGACCGGAACAAGGCCAATCTGCGCGCCGATCTGGCGTTCGGACAGGATGGACCTGCGTTTTACCTTGGTATTGGCGAAGCATTCTGA